A single region of the Hoeflea prorocentri genome encodes:
- a CDS encoding NnrU family protein yields the protein MLILILGLVLFLGAHSTRIFVPQFRDRVIAERGENAWKGPYTVASLAGFALIIWGFSMARYEGPILYTPPVWMSHIALLVMLLSFISLAVFGMPAGKLKAVLKHPMIVSVKLWAFAHLLANGDLASLLLFGSFLVWGIVDRISLARRDRAGQTQAVDTGPVRNDIMAALAGFVLYLAFVWKLHEWLIGVPPVVIA from the coding sequence ATGCTGATTTTGATATTGGGGCTCGTGCTTTTTCTCGGCGCGCATTCGACGCGGATATTCGTCCCGCAATTCCGTGACCGCGTCATTGCCGAGCGCGGAGAAAATGCCTGGAAAGGCCCCTATACCGTTGCATCACTTGCCGGCTTTGCGCTGATTATCTGGGGCTTCTCGATGGCCAGATATGAAGGACCGATCCTCTATACGCCGCCGGTCTGGATGAGCCATATCGCGCTGTTGGTCATGCTGTTGTCCTTTATCAGCCTGGCGGTTTTCGGCATGCCTGCCGGCAAGCTCAAGGCGGTCCTGAAACATCCGATGATTGTCTCGGTCAAATTGTGGGCATTTGCCCACCTCCTGGCCAATGGCGATCTTGCTTCGCTGCTGCTCTTTGGAAGTTTTCTCGTTTGGGGGATTGTCGACCGCATATCCTTGGCCCGCCGCGACAGGGCCGGCCAGACACAAGCAGTAGACACAGGACCGGTCAGGAATGACATCATGGCGGCGCTGGCCGGTTTCGTTCTTTACCTTGCCTTTGTCTGGAAACTTCACGAATGGCTGATCGGTGTTCCGCCGGTCGTGATCGCCTGA
- a CDS encoding YbfB/YjiJ family MFS transporter yields MHSSNQSKPAGGTAPGKRPSIIWLAAGGLIAMAAAMSFGRFAYTPLLPDLMKGLGLTPADAGLIASANYTGYLLGAIVAGYGWAAGRERAVFIFGLFATTILLAAVPFASDVFVMSAIRFASGVASAFVMIFVTTIILSHVDVAGRPELSAVHFSGVGLGIAVSAVLLMFLIAFEADWRTGWYATAVLALTGSVAAILLVRVDPVRAAGETREPPLKWDRRLAAISLAYGLFGAGYIVTATFLVAIVRGGGEQTMVEGWVWLVTGLAAAPSVFLWAPLSRRIGLVATFSAGCLVEAFGVGASVLIPAPVGPFVGGLLLGATFVAVTAYGLQVGRILAPQSPRRSLAIMTAAFGTGQIIGPVIAGYLADLSGNYTSGSLVAAGALVAAACLAVFAGSHKPGTQK; encoded by the coding sequence ATGCATTCGAGCAATCAAAGCAAGCCGGCTGGCGGGACCGCACCGGGTAAGCGGCCCTCAATCATCTGGCTTGCAGCAGGCGGTCTCATCGCGATGGCGGCAGCCATGAGCTTTGGACGGTTCGCCTATACGCCATTGCTTCCCGATCTTATGAAGGGGCTCGGTCTGACACCGGCAGACGCTGGGCTGATTGCGTCGGCGAACTATACCGGTTACCTGCTTGGCGCCATTGTGGCCGGTTATGGCTGGGCCGCGGGCCGCGAGCGTGCTGTTTTCATTTTCGGTCTTTTTGCGACCACTATCCTGCTTGCCGCGGTGCCGTTTGCCTCTGATGTTTTTGTGATGTCGGCCATTCGGTTTGCTTCCGGCGTCGCCAGCGCCTTTGTGATGATCTTTGTCACGACAATCATCCTCAGTCACGTTGACGTGGCGGGACGACCGGAATTGTCGGCTGTTCATTTCAGCGGTGTCGGGCTTGGTATTGCCGTTTCGGCAGTGCTTTTGATGTTCCTGATTGCCTTTGAGGCCGACTGGCGCACCGGCTGGTATGCCACGGCGGTGCTTGCACTTACCGGATCGGTGGCTGCAATCCTCCTGGTCCGGGTCGATCCGGTCAGGGCTGCCGGTGAGACACGTGAGCCGCCGCTGAAATGGGACAGGCGCCTTGCGGCGATCTCACTGGCCTACGGCCTCTTCGGCGCTGGATACATTGTCACCGCGACATTCCTTGTGGCCATCGTGCGCGGTGGCGGTGAGCAGACGATGGTCGAAGGCTGGGTGTGGCTTGTCACCGGTCTTGCTGCCGCGCCCTCGGTGTTCTTGTGGGCGCCGCTCAGCCGGCGCATCGGCCTGGTCGCGACCTTTTCAGCCGGATGCCTCGTGGAGGCGTTCGGCGTTGGAGCCAGCGTCCTGATACCGGCGCCCGTCGGACCCTTTGTCGGCGGTCTGCTCCTCGGCGCGACCTTTGTGGCCGTCACCGCCTACGGGCTTCAGGTGGGCCGTATCCTGGCACCTCAATCACCGCGCCGTTCTCTTGCCATTATGACAGCGGCTTTTGGTACCGGTCAGATAATCGGCCCCGTCATTGCCGGCTATCTTGCCGATCTGTCGGGCAACTACACATCGGGAAGCCTCGTGGCCGCTGGCGCTCTTGTCGCAGCGGCATGTCTTGCCGTTTTTGCCGGATCACACAAACCGGGAACACAAAAGTGA
- a CDS encoding dihydrofolate reductase family protein has product MPSIIYDVAVSVDGYISGPDGDISGFAHEGAVVDDYQARLATYGIAIMGRHTYEFGYRFGLTPGQNPYPHMDTIVFSQSIALPADGDVRVIDGPVGPALQELIERSDTPIYLCGGGAFAGALLELGFIDVLRLKRAPILLGGGVSLFGASKAAPLLTCLETRPYDNGYLFQEYRLDRPAD; this is encoded by the coding sequence ATGCCTTCCATCATCTATGACGTCGCCGTTTCGGTCGACGGCTATATCAGTGGTCCCGACGGTGATATTTCCGGCTTCGCCCATGAAGGGGCCGTCGTTGACGATTATCAGGCGCGCCTGGCGACATACGGTATCGCCATTATGGGGCGCCACACCTACGAGTTCGGCTACCGTTTCGGGCTTACCCCCGGACAGAACCCCTACCCCCACATGGACACGATCGTCTTTTCCCAATCGATTGCGCTTCCCGCGGATGGCGATGTGCGCGTCATCGACGGGCCGGTCGGACCGGCTTTGCAGGAGCTCATTGAGCGCAGCGATACGCCGATTTATCTGTGCGGCGGCGGCGCATTTGCCGGTGCGCTTCTGGAACTGGGTTTCATCGATGTGCTGCGGCTCAAACGCGCGCCCATCCTGCTCGGTGGCGGCGTCAGCCTTTTCGGCGCATCAAAGGCAGCGCCTTTGCTGACTTGTCTTGAAACCAGGCCATATGACAATGGCTATCTTTTTCAGGAGTACCGGCTGGATCGGCCCGCTGATTAG
- a CDS encoding tetratricopeptide repeat protein, with the protein MSDDSFIREVDEELRSDRMKSIWKRFGKYIIALAVLIVLGTAADRGYDYWQENQASKSGDTFLAALNLAREGRQDEALEALRGLENDGYGAYAALARMRAATVLADSGDHQGAISDFSTIGNDRGIPTAIRDIARVRAAYLLVDHGSYEDVSAQVEVLTGADNPMRHSAREALGLAAWNQGDLIQAKQWFQQIADDTGVPAGITQRAQLMLDVITASGLGGGQS; encoded by the coding sequence ATGTCCGACGACAGTTTTATCCGCGAGGTTGATGAGGAACTGCGCTCTGACCGGATGAAGTCCATCTGGAAGCGCTTCGGTAAATACATCATCGCGCTCGCCGTCCTTATTGTTCTGGGCACGGCTGCGGACCGTGGCTACGATTACTGGCAGGAAAACCAGGCGTCCAAATCCGGTGATACGTTCCTCGCCGCCCTCAACCTCGCCCGCGAGGGCCGGCAGGATGAGGCGCTTGAGGCGCTCCGCGGTCTGGAAAATGACGGTTACGGAGCCTATGCGGCGCTGGCACGCATGCGGGCCGCGACCGTGCTGGCAGACTCTGGCGACCACCAGGGCGCGATTTCGGATTTTTCAACGATCGGCAACGACCGTGGCATTCCAACAGCGATCCGCGACATCGCGCGTGTCCGCGCCGCCTATCTGCTGGTCGACCATGGATCCTATGAGGATGTGTCGGCCCAGGTCGAGGTTTTAACCGGAGCCGACAATCCCATGCGTCACTCCGCCCGCGAAGCGCTTGGTCTTGCCGCCTGGAACCAGGGTGACCTGATCCAGGCGAAGCAATGGTTTCAACAGATCGCCGACGATACCGGTGTGCCCGCCGGCATCACCCAGCGCGCGCAGCTTATGCTTGATGTCATCACCGCGAGCGGGCTGGGCGGCGGCCAGTCCTGA
- a CDS encoding ArsR/SmtB family transcription factor — protein MNVQTIFSALSDPTRFAIVEHLLEKGDQTAGTLAEPFDISKPAISRHLKVLEEAGIIERRVDRQFRSFRVRPQSLRSVDDWVGRYRRFWETSFDRLEKVLLDNQDEEESNDDNRD, from the coding sequence ATGAACGTGCAAACCATATTTTCCGCCTTGTCCGACCCGACCCGGTTTGCGATCGTCGAACACCTTCTTGAGAAAGGCGATCAGACAGCCGGCACGCTGGCGGAGCCGTTCGATATTTCCAAACCTGCCATCTCGCGGCATCTGAAGGTGCTTGAAGAGGCAGGCATTATTGAGAGGCGCGTCGATCGGCAATTCCGCTCGTTCCGCGTTCGCCCCCAGAGCCTGCGCAGTGTCGACGACTGGGTCGGACGTTACCGCAGATTCTGGGAAACATCCTTCGATCGCCTGGAAAAGGTGCTGCTAGACAATCAAGACGAAGAGGAAAGCAACGATGACAACCGTGATTGA
- a CDS encoding polysaccharide deacetylase, producing MPRLCKTTALSVFAALIATPALPTQQQQPQIVIVSFDGAHDNALWAKSREIGERTGATFTYFLSCTFLMTRSQRWSYRAPDNKSGRSNVGFADSPAEVRARLGHIWSARNEGHEIASHACGHFDGGEWSENDWKVELAAFSSTLENAWANADAKGEEPEGWRQFVRTDINGFRAPYLSTSSGLTPALKSAGYTYDASGISRGPKAPRRGKGLSAFDLPLIPEGPQNRRIIAMDYNMFVRHSAGVEDASNSQYYEERAYSAFRTAFDREYDGSRQPFQIGLHFVEMNGGAYWRATERLLSDVCGREDVACVSYEMALDMLDKAKKGGGA from the coding sequence ATGCCGCGTCTTTGTAAAACAACCGCACTTTCCGTTTTTGCCGCTCTCATCGCCACACCGGCGCTGCCGACCCAGCAGCAACAGCCTCAAATCGTCATCGTGTCTTTCGATGGCGCGCATGACAACGCGCTGTGGGCAAAGAGCCGCGAGATCGGCGAGCGCACCGGCGCTACATTTACCTATTTTCTGTCCTGCACCTTTTTGATGACGCGGAGCCAGCGGTGGTCGTACCGCGCGCCGGACAACAAGTCCGGCCGGTCAAATGTCGGCTTCGCAGACAGCCCGGCGGAGGTGCGTGCACGCCTCGGACATATCTGGAGCGCACGCAATGAGGGCCATGAGATCGCCAGCCACGCCTGCGGCCATTTCGACGGCGGCGAATGGAGTGAAAACGACTGGAAGGTCGAGCTCGCGGCCTTCTCCTCAACGCTCGAGAATGCATGGGCCAATGCCGACGCCAAAGGCGAGGAGCCGGAAGGCTGGCGGCAATTCGTCCGCACCGACATTAACGGTTTCCGGGCACCCTATCTTTCGACCAGCAGCGGGCTGACGCCCGCTTTGAAGAGCGCCGGCTACACCTATGATGCCAGTGGTATATCCAGGGGGCCGAAAGCACCGCGCCGGGGCAAAGGGCTGAGCGCCTTCGACCTGCCGCTTATTCCCGAGGGGCCCCAAAACCGCCGCATCATCGCCATGGACTACAATATGTTCGTGCGCCATTCGGCCGGTGTCGAGGACGCCTCGAACAGCCAATACTACGAGGAAAGAGCCTACAGTGCTTTCCGGACGGCTTTTGACCGCGAATATGACGGATCACGCCAGCCCTTCCAGATCGGCCTTCACTTCGTTGAAATGAATGGCGGCGCCTATTGGCGCGCGACCGAGAGGCTGTTGTCGGATGTGTGCGGGCGCGAGGATGTTGCCTGTGTCTCATACGAGATGGCGCTGGACATGCTCGACAAAGCCAAGAAAGGCGGCGGCGCCTAG
- a CDS encoding class I SAM-dependent methyltransferase → MATCNICGGTQFRAGPSGRLARNGQKPRCITCTSLERHRIIRQVYDALPDDMLSSAEALQFSRDIAAPRERFKSIEISVFEEENSLDLSAIERDDASYDWIIANHVLEHVENDFAGMRELLRVLRPDGVLQVTVPVTAFCVETFELGRAAPESHYHWRGYGSDLPMRFRSELDGIYGLAAIGSDAMTERWDVVYLFTPAHARMLAMSEALFAANIPVLRCC, encoded by the coding sequence ATGGCCACCTGCAACATATGCGGCGGAACCCAGTTTCGGGCCGGGCCCTCCGGCAGGCTTGCAAGGAACGGCCAGAAACCGCGTTGCATCACCTGCACCTCGCTGGAGCGCCACCGGATCATAAGACAGGTCTATGACGCGCTGCCCGACGATATGCTTTCATCGGCCGAAGCCTTGCAGTTCTCCCGCGATATCGCCGCCCCCAGGGAACGGTTCAAGAGCATTGAGATCTCTGTGTTCGAGGAAGAAAACAGTCTCGATCTGAGCGCGATCGAGCGCGACGATGCAAGTTATGACTGGATTATTGCAAATCATGTGCTTGAACATGTCGAAAATGATTTTGCCGGCATGCGTGAACTGCTCCGCGTACTCAGGCCGGACGGCGTTTTGCAGGTGACAGTGCCGGTGACCGCCTTTTGTGTGGAAACCTTTGAGCTTGGCCGTGCCGCACCGGAGAGCCATTACCACTGGCGCGGCTATGGCAGCGATCTGCCGATGCGGTTTCGCTCTGAACTCGATGGAATCTATGGCCTGGCGGCAATCGGCAGCGATGCGATGACCGAGCGCTGGGACGTGGTTTACCTGTTTACGCCTGCCCATGCGCGCATGCTGGCCATGAGCGAGGCGCTCTTTGCCGCCAATATACCGGTACTGCGCTGTTGCTGA
- the sbmA gene encoding peptide antibiotic transporter SbmA has translation MFKSFFPRPKIFFLSAVIWTLVCALVWYTYGTEIGTVLGFEFPPPDTPPVIGIHYFWTQSFLWFYVYYVVAVGLFAAFWYRFSPHPWFLWSVLGSAVILFSTYFSVQVSVALNNWRRPFFDSVQSALEGEGTVTAGQLYSLILIFAYIALMAILVFVATRFLVSHYIFRWRTAMNNYYMDRWKEVRHIEGASQRVQEDTMRFAGIMEGLGVNMVDSVMTLFAFLPVLWSLSSYVTELPIIGVIPSPLFTAALFWSLFGTVLLSVVGIKLPGLEFKNQRVEAAYRKELVYGEDDEARAQPPTVQELFHNVRKNYFRLYFHYMYFNIARSLYINADNIFAYLILIPTIVAGKVTLGLIQQILTAFSQVSNSLQYLVNSWTTIVELLSIYKRLRAFEAAIRNQPLPDIDADYLARIDSSSDPLSSVVEAERP, from the coding sequence TTGTTTAAATCCTTTTTCCCCCGGCCCAAGATATTTTTCCTTTCCGCCGTTATATGGACGCTGGTGTGCGCGTTGGTATGGTACACCTATGGTACTGAAATCGGTACAGTTCTGGGGTTTGAGTTCCCGCCGCCTGATACACCGCCGGTTATCGGTATCCATTACTTCTGGACCCAGAGTTTCCTCTGGTTTTACGTCTATTACGTGGTAGCGGTCGGTCTTTTCGCAGCCTTCTGGTACCGGTTCTCACCCCATCCCTGGTTTCTCTGGTCGGTCCTTGGTTCGGCGGTGATTCTGTTTTCCACCTATTTTTCCGTTCAGGTATCCGTTGCTCTTAACAACTGGCGTCGCCCGTTTTTTGATTCCGTTCAGTCGGCCCTGGAAGGCGAAGGTACTGTTACGGCAGGCCAGCTCTACAGTCTTATCTTGATCTTTGCCTACATCGCCTTGATGGCAATCTTGGTTTTTGTCGCTACGCGCTTTCTGGTCAGTCACTACATCTTCCGCTGGCGCACGGCGATGAACAACTATTACATGGACCGCTGGAAGGAAGTGCGGCACATCGAAGGCGCATCACAGCGCGTTCAGGAAGACACAATGCGCTTTGCGGGCATCATGGAAGGTCTTGGGGTCAACATGGTTGATTCTGTCATGACGCTCTTTGCCTTTCTTCCCGTGCTTTGGAGCCTGTCGAGTTACGTAACTGAGTTGCCGATAATTGGCGTAATTCCCTCACCGTTGTTTACGGCGGCTCTATTCTGGTCGCTGTTTGGAACCGTTCTGCTTTCTGTGGTTGGCATCAAGTTGCCCGGGCTGGAATTCAAGAATCAGAGGGTTGAAGCCGCCTACCGCAAGGAGCTTGTCTATGGAGAAGACGATGAGGCTCGGGCTCAGCCACCGACGGTACAGGAGCTTTTCCACAATGTGCGGAAGAATTATTTCCGCCTGTACTTCCATTACATGTACTTCAATATCGCCAGAAGCCTCTACATAAACGCCGACAATATTTTCGCTTATCTAATTCTGATTCCGACAATCGTGGCCGGAAAAGTCACATTGGGCTTGATCCAGCAGATCCTGACGGCCTTCAGTCAGGTCAGCAATTCGTTGCAGTATCTGGTCAACTCCTGGACGACCATCGTGGAACTGTTGTCGATCTACAAAAGGCTGCGAGCATTTGAAGCCGCAATTCGCAATCAGCCGTTGCCCGATATCGATGCCGACTATCTGGCCCGTATCGATTCGTCATCCGATCCGCTTTCCTCCGTGGTCGAAGCCGAGCGGCCGTAA
- a CDS encoding TraR/DksA family transcriptional regulator gives MAIDLEIARKRLATRKDELEAVSKLSEDARSTVMLDQQAVGRLSRMDSMQQQAMAEAQERQRQRDLLRIEMAERRLKDGDYGYCIECDAEIPDGRLEIDPMAEKCVHCASQAGR, from the coding sequence ATGGCGATTGATCTTGAAATTGCAAGAAAGCGTCTGGCGACACGCAAGGATGAATTGGAGGCGGTCTCGAAACTCTCCGAAGACGCCCGCTCGACGGTCATGCTGGACCAGCAGGCCGTTGGCCGGCTTTCGCGCATGGACTCCATGCAGCAGCAAGCCATGGCGGAGGCGCAAGAACGACAGCGACAGCGCGATCTTCTGCGAATCGAAATGGCGGAGCGGCGATTGAAGGACGGGGATTATGGATATTGCATCGAATGCGATGCAGAAATTCCCGATGGCCGCCTTGAAATCGACCCAATGGCTGAAAAATGTGTGCATTGCGCTTCGCAGGCCGGGCGATAA
- a CDS encoding cell wall hydrolase has protein sequence MRQRLAVVGRLASFDRSWSAPLAFGALAFFVSTSTTAYSDMASVISGAASGKARWQTYLVDAPAGSIHNAELVFTDPITTGSTSSSVSMKTPDGRTIAFRHKSGAVDAGPDEDRVTRDQKRGRVTTSVPVAPPKNFSAGSILERRSMVISPPDSGSVQMAFVDPDIKGREVQIATVFHPRKEPGQASKLPVMIANLVTNDKPDILATAYAPAKPDYARVSPFASVLANSDDNGRFFPPIPKNDHAWAGHALPAHVFSKEEQRCLTAGIYFEARGEPVKGQAAVAQVILNRVRNPAYPDTVCGVVYQNKRWRNRCQFSFACDGIKDRVRSKRHWSIAGDVAMAVTAGKIWLDQVGSSTHYHATYVRPKWARKMKRVGRIGLHIFYRTHGGGWS, from the coding sequence GTGCGTCAGAGATTAGCCGTTGTGGGCCGGCTTGCGTCGTTCGACCGGAGCTGGTCAGCTCCTCTCGCTTTCGGGGCGTTGGCGTTTTTCGTTTCAACATCGACAACCGCGTATTCGGATATGGCAAGCGTCATCTCGGGTGCTGCCAGCGGCAAGGCCCGATGGCAGACCTATCTGGTTGATGCGCCCGCAGGCTCGATCCACAACGCCGAACTCGTTTTTACCGATCCGATCACCACCGGCTCAACCAGCTCCTCCGTTTCCATGAAGACGCCCGATGGCCGCACCATCGCCTTTCGTCACAAATCGGGGGCGGTGGATGCCGGACCCGATGAAGATCGTGTGACGCGTGATCAAAAGCGCGGGCGCGTGACGACCAGCGTACCGGTGGCTCCGCCGAAGAATTTTTCCGCGGGATCCATCCTTGAGCGCAGGAGCATGGTCATCAGCCCACCCGATTCCGGCTCGGTTCAAATGGCCTTCGTCGATCCGGACATCAAAGGCAGGGAAGTCCAGATTGCAACGGTCTTCCACCCACGGAAGGAACCCGGTCAGGCCAGCAAATTGCCGGTCATGATTGCGAACCTCGTAACCAATGACAAGCCGGATATCCTGGCAACCGCCTATGCTCCCGCAAAGCCTGACTACGCAAGGGTTTCGCCCTTTGCATCCGTGCTTGCGAACAGTGATGACAATGGACGTTTCTTCCCGCCGATCCCCAAGAACGATCATGCCTGGGCGGGCCACGCGCTTCCGGCGCACGTCTTTTCCAAGGAAGAGCAGCGCTGCCTGACAGCAGGTATTTATTTCGAGGCGCGGGGTGAGCCGGTCAAGGGTCAGGCCGCCGTTGCCCAGGTCATATTGAACCGGGTTCGCAACCCGGCCTATCCGGACACCGTCTGCGGCGTGGTTTATCAGAACAAGCGCTGGCGTAACCGCTGCCAGTTCTCCTTCGCCTGTGATGGCATCAAGGACCGCGTTCGCTCCAAGCGGCACTGGAGCATTGCCGGCGATGTCGCAATGGCCGTGACGGCCGGAAAGATCTGGTTGGATCAGGTCGGCTCCTCCACCCACTATCATGCCACCTATGTCCGCCCGAAATGGGCGCGCAAGATGAAGCGTGTCGGTCGCATCGGCCTGCACATCTTCTACCGCACACACGGTGGCGGCTGGAGCTAG
- the der gene encoding ribosome biogenesis GTPase Der, with translation MSFTVAIVGRPNVGKSTLFNRLAGRKLALVDDTPGVTRDRRPGDAKLVDLKFGIIDTAGLEETGPDTLEGRMRAQTEAAIDEADLALFLIDAKLGLTPADETLATILRKRGKPVVLVANKAEARGAQDSLLDAYRLGLGEPCPISAEHGEGMLDLRDAIVDAIGEDRALPIDEDDEAETDIDIAPTGDDEEDADAGYDESKPLRVAIVGRPNAGKSTLINRFLGEDRLLTGPEAGITRDSISVEWEWKGRRIKMFDTAGLRRKARVQEKLEKLSVADALRAIRFAEVVVIVLDADVPFEKQDLQIADLVIREGRAPVIIFNKWDMIEDRQEALADLREKTERLLPQVRGIQAVPVSGLTGAGLDRLMQAVVDTHKIWNRRIATSKLNRWLESMQVQHPPPAVSGRRIRLKYMTQIKARPPGFVISCSRPEKLPASYTRYLINGLREDFDLPGVPIRISFRKGDNPYAPRRKRR, from the coding sequence ATGAGCTTTACGGTAGCGATTGTAGGCCGGCCCAATGTCGGCAAATCGACGCTGTTTAACCGGCTGGCCGGCCGCAAGCTGGCGCTTGTCGATGACACACCCGGCGTCACCCGCGACCGCCGCCCGGGCGATGCGAAGCTGGTCGATTTGAAATTCGGCATCATCGATACCGCAGGCCTTGAGGAAACCGGTCCCGACACGCTGGAAGGCCGCATGCGTGCGCAGACGGAAGCGGCGATCGACGAAGCTGATCTGGCGCTTTTTCTGATCGATGCGAAGCTCGGGCTGACGCCGGCGGATGAGACCCTGGCGACAATCCTGCGCAAACGCGGCAAACCGGTGGTCCTGGTGGCCAACAAGGCCGAGGCACGGGGTGCGCAGGACAGCCTGCTTGATGCCTATCGTCTTGGCCTCGGTGAGCCCTGCCCGATATCCGCAGAGCATGGGGAGGGCATGCTTGACCTGCGTGACGCGATTGTCGATGCGATCGGCGAAGACCGGGCGTTGCCCATTGATGAGGACGACGAGGCGGAAACCGATATCGACATCGCTCCGACGGGCGACGATGAAGAGGATGCGGACGCCGGCTATGATGAAAGCAAACCCTTAAGGGTTGCCATTGTCGGACGGCCGAATGCCGGCAAGTCCACACTCATCAACCGCTTCCTTGGCGAAGACAGATTGCTGACCGGGCCGGAGGCCGGCATTACGCGCGATTCCATTTCCGTCGAATGGGAATGGAAGGGCCGCCGCATCAAGATGTTCGATACGGCCGGCCTCAGGCGCAAGGCGAGGGTTCAGGAGAAGTTGGAAAAGCTCTCCGTTGCCGATGCCTTGCGCGCCATCCGCTTTGCCGAGGTTGTGGTGATTGTCCTTGATGCCGATGTGCCGTTTGAAAAACAGGATCTTCAGATCGCCGATCTTGTTATTCGCGAGGGCAGGGCTCCGGTCATCATTTTTAACAAATGGGACATGATCGAGGATCGCCAGGAAGCTTTGGCGGACCTTAGGGAAAAGACCGAGCGCCTGCTTCCGCAGGTACGCGGCATACAGGCAGTCCCGGTCTCCGGCCTGACGGGAGCCGGGCTTGATCGTCTGATGCAGGCCGTCGTGGACACACACAAGATCTGGAACCGCCGCATCGCCACGTCGAAACTCAATCGCTGGCTGGAATCCATGCAGGTGCAGCATCCGCCGCCGGCAGTGTCCGGCCGCAGGATCCGGCTCAAATACATGACCCAGATAAAGGCCCGCCCGCCGGGCTTCGTCATATCCTGCTCCCGGCCCGAAAAGCTGCCCGCCTCCTATACGAGATACCTCATCAACGGTCTGCGCGAGGACTTCGATCTGCCCGGAGTTCCCATCCGCATTTCCTTCCGCAAGGGGGACAATCCGTATGCGCCGCGCCGTAAGCGCCGATGA
- a CDS encoding DUF899 domain-containing protein yields the protein MQDHTIVDRDEWLKARIALLEREKAFTRERDALSTERRNLPWVEVTKPYDFITGNGPKALSELFGDRRQLVIYHFMYGPDWQAGCKSCSFWADNFDRNIIHLAARDVTLVAVSRAPLETLNAFKQRMGWSFDWVSSLGSDFNYDFDVSFSEDARANDAIRYNYRPSQFPADEAPGISVFYKDDDGRVFHTYSTYGRGLDMLNAAYHYLDLVPKGRNEEELPYPMDWVRLRDEYGKG from the coding sequence ATGCAGGATCACACAATTGTCGACCGCGACGAATGGCTGAAGGCCCGCATTGCCCTTCTCGAGCGCGAAAAGGCATTTACCCGCGAACGGGATGCACTCAGCACAGAACGCCGGAACCTGCCATGGGTGGAAGTGACAAAGCCCTATGACTTTATCACCGGGAACGGACCGAAGGCGCTCTCGGAACTGTTCGGGGACCGTCGCCAATTGGTGATCTACCACTTCATGTACGGCCCGGACTGGCAGGCGGGATGCAAAAGCTGTTCGTTCTGGGCGGACAATTTCGACCGCAACATCATTCATCTGGCCGCTCGCGACGTCACGCTCGTTGCCGTATCGCGCGCACCGCTGGAGACACTCAACGCCTTCAAGCAGCGCATGGGCTGGAGTTTCGACTGGGTCTCGTCGCTCGGAAGCGATTTCAACTATGATTTCGATGTGTCGTTCAGCGAAGATGCCCGGGCGAATGATGCGATCCGCTACAATTATCGCCCGAGCCAGTTTCCGGCCGATGAGGCCCCGGGCATCAGCGTTTTCTACAAGGATGACGACGGGCGGGTGTTTCACACCTATTCGACATACGGGCGCGGGCTGGACATGCTCAATGCCGCCTATCATTACCTTGATCTTGTGCCGAAGGGCCGCAACGAGGAGGAACTGCCCTACCCTATGGACTGGGTGCGGCTGCGGGATGAATACGGCAAGGGCTGA
- a CDS encoding SRPBCC family protein: protein MTTVIDDQVLVIERTIAAPPEKVFDAWVNPELLVQWWGPEGMSIPQHMLDVREGGAWETTMRNAEGGEHFVSGVYKTIDRPNRLVFTWAWRQPDGTRGEETEISVTFEAIDGGTKMTLDQRSFADASTRDNHGMGWQSSFNCLEKLFA from the coding sequence ATGACAACCGTGATTGACGATCAGGTCCTGGTAATCGAACGCACAATCGCCGCTCCGCCGGAAAAGGTCTTCGATGCTTGGGTGAACCCGGAGTTGCTGGTGCAATGGTGGGGACCGGAAGGCATGTCCATCCCTCAGCACATGCTGGACGTGCGTGAAGGCGGCGCATGGGAAACGACGATGCGCAATGCCGAGGGCGGCGAGCATTTCGTTTCCGGGGTTTACAAGACCATCGATCGTCCGAACCGTCTCGTTTTCACCTGGGCCTGGCGCCAGCCGGACGGAACACGCGGCGAGGAAACGGAGATATCCGTCACCTTCGAGGCGATTGATGGCGGCACCAAAATGACGCTGGACCAGCGCAGCTTTGCCGACGCCTCTACCCGCGACAACCACGGCATGGGCTGGCAGTCGAGCTTCAACTGCCTGGAAAAGCTTTTTGCGTAG